The Azospirillum brasilense genome window below encodes:
- a CDS encoding dynamin family protein → MTPRQALQQRLAALDAHLRAENPNLLPVIPTFRNFDRVLVRLGLLGPYESLTTRIPWWPMIAVLGTFSAGKSTFLNGYLGAPLQNTGNQAVDDKFTVICHGPETRREALPGTALNADPRFPFYRIADEIEKVAAGEGKRIDNYLQLKTLSGDRARGKIFIDSPGFDADDQRRSVLRLVDHIVELSDLVLVFFDGRHPEPGAMQDTLKHLVAKTVDRADARKVCYILNQIDTTAKEDNLEAVFGAWQRAIAQAGLVSGRFYALYDSKSAVAIADDAVRARYEARRDSDLAELQVRINEVEVARAYRIVGMIDSLVKELKGEIVPQLAAAMKRWRKLVLIGDAVWLALLALFFGGIASLAGGDTVSAFLTWLTQSQPAWAGGLPVGVLAALVVLGGLFGAGHFWLRSFMARRVARSLPERYGDVDLNLQQGFLRNTRFFRSIFRKKPVGWSGGAEKRIFSIREAVAEHVQRINDLFTDPAGRRNRAPAE, encoded by the coding sequence ATGACCCCCAGGCAAGCCCTCCAGCAGCGCCTCGCCGCCCTGGACGCGCATCTCCGCGCGGAAAACCCGAACCTTCTCCCGGTCATTCCGACCTTTCGCAATTTCGACCGGGTGCTGGTTCGGCTGGGCCTGCTGGGGCCGTACGAGTCGCTGACCACGCGCATCCCCTGGTGGCCGATGATCGCGGTGCTGGGCACCTTCTCCGCGGGCAAGTCCACCTTCCTCAACGGTTATCTCGGTGCGCCGCTGCAGAACACCGGCAACCAGGCGGTGGACGACAAGTTCACGGTGATCTGCCATGGGCCGGAAACCCGGCGGGAGGCACTGCCGGGCACCGCGCTGAACGCCGACCCGCGCTTTCCCTTCTACCGGATCGCCGACGAGATCGAGAAGGTTGCGGCGGGCGAGGGCAAGCGCATCGACAACTACCTTCAGCTCAAGACGCTGTCCGGCGATCGGGCGCGCGGCAAGATCTTCATCGACTCGCCGGGCTTCGACGCCGACGACCAGCGCCGCTCGGTGCTGCGGCTGGTCGATCACATCGTCGAGCTGTCCGACCTCGTGCTGGTGTTCTTCGACGGGCGCCACCCGGAGCCGGGGGCGATGCAGGACACGCTGAAGCATCTGGTGGCGAAGACGGTGGACCGCGCCGACGCGCGCAAGGTCTGCTACATCCTGAACCAGATCGACACCACGGCGAAGGAAGACAATCTGGAGGCGGTGTTTGGCGCGTGGCAGCGCGCCATCGCTCAGGCCGGTCTGGTGTCGGGCCGCTTCTACGCGCTCTACGACAGCAAGTCGGCGGTCGCCATCGCCGACGACGCGGTGCGCGCCCGCTACGAGGCGCGGCGCGATTCCGACCTCGCCGAACTCCAGGTGCGCATCAACGAGGTGGAGGTCGCCCGCGCCTACCGCATCGTCGGCATGATCGACAGCCTTGTGAAGGAGCTGAAGGGTGAGATCGTCCCGCAGCTCGCCGCGGCGATGAAGCGCTGGCGCAAGCTGGTGCTGATCGGCGACGCGGTGTGGCTGGCCCTGCTGGCCCTGTTCTTTGGCGGGATCGCCAGCCTCGCCGGCGGCGATACGGTGTCGGCCTTCCTCACCTGGCTGACCCAGTCGCAGCCGGCCTGGGCCGGTGGCCTTCCGGTCGGGGTGCTGGCGGCGCTGGTGGTGCTGGGCGGCCTGTTCGGCGCCGGCCATTTCTGGCTGCGCTCCTTCATGGCCCGGCGGGTCGCCCGCAGCCTGCCGGAGCGCTACGGCGACGTCGATCTGAACCTCCAGCAGGGCTTCCTGCGCAACACCCGTTTCTTTCGCTCGATCTTCCGCAAGAAGCCGGTGGGCTGGAGCGGCGGCGCCGAGAAGCGCATCTTCTCCATCCGCGAGGCGGTGGCGGAGCATGTCCAGCGCATCAACGACCTGTTCACCGACCCCGCCGGGCGGCGCAACCGCGCCCCGGCGGAGTAA
- a CDS encoding substrate-binding periplasmic protein → MLLLLAVFGPVRAAPLDSALDLVTGNDFAPFTGEDLSEGGLLTDIVRRAFDEVGLRYGVRFMPWRRGYDGVRAGKFLGTFPYVRTPDREMEMLFSDPLLEVRQLVYLSAHSSMVFHTPEDFRGRTVCAPVGHALPAELATLAAAGALTRESPGDLPACVRMVASGRVDAFVIDEFTGRSAVAKAMVGDEIRIAPLPYARAGQHLILSRSLPEATAILAAFNAGLKKLKDSGAFEEILRRHLSASP, encoded by the coding sequence ATGCTCCTGCTGCTGGCGGTGTTCGGTCCTGTCCGGGCGGCACCGCTCGATTCGGCCCTGGATCTGGTCACCGGCAACGACTTCGCCCCCTTCACCGGGGAGGATCTGTCGGAGGGCGGCCTGCTGACCGACATCGTGCGCCGCGCCTTCGACGAGGTCGGGTTGCGTTATGGTGTGCGCTTCATGCCTTGGCGCCGCGGCTACGACGGCGTGCGGGCGGGCAAGTTCCTCGGCACCTTTCCCTATGTCCGCACGCCGGACCGCGAGATGGAGATGCTGTTCTCCGACCCGCTGCTGGAGGTGCGGCAACTCGTCTATCTGTCCGCCCACAGCAGCATGGTGTTTCACACTCCGGAGGATTTCCGGGGCCGTACGGTCTGCGCGCCGGTCGGCCACGCCTTGCCGGCGGAACTGGCGACGTTGGCCGCGGCGGGCGCGTTGACGCGGGAAAGCCCGGGGGACCTGCCGGCCTGCGTTCGGATGGTCGCCTCGGGCCGTGTGGACGCCTTCGTCATCGACGAGTTCACCGGGCGGAGCGCGGTGGCGAAGGCGATGGTCGGGGACGAGATCCGCATCGCGCCCTTGCCCTACGCCCGTGCCGGACAGCACCTGATTCTTTCCCGTTCGCTGCCGGAGGCGACGGCGATCCTGGCAGCCTTCAATGCCGGATTGAAAAAATTGAAGGATAGCGGCGCTTTCGAGGAGATCCTGCGCCGCCATTTGTCCGCCTCGCCGTGA
- the aroQ gene encoding type II 3-dehydroquinate dehydratase: protein MAIDASVLVLNGPNLNMLGVREPHIYGSMTLDDLEGACQERAEQLGLAIDFRQSNHEGELVSWIQQARTEHDGIVINAGAYSHTSVAIMDALILSELPIVEVHLSNIYKREAIRHHSHISAVAKGMICGFGPHGYLLALDAMANILERD, encoded by the coding sequence GTGGCCATCGACGCTTCCGTTCTGGTCCTGAACGGACCGAACCTGAACATGCTGGGCGTGCGCGAACCGCACATTTATGGCTCCATGACGCTCGACGACCTGGAAGGCGCATGCCAGGAACGTGCCGAACAGCTTGGGCTGGCCATCGACTTCCGGCAGTCGAACCACGAGGGCGAACTCGTTTCCTGGATTCAGCAGGCGCGGACGGAGCATGACGGCATCGTCATCAACGCCGGCGCCTACAGCCACACCTCCGTCGCCATCATGGACGCGCTGATCCTGTCCGAGCTGCCGATCGTCGAGGTGCATCTCTCCAACATCTACAAGCGTGAGGCCATCCGCCACCACTCGCACATTTCCGCGGTGGCCAAGGGGATGATCTGCGGCTTCGGCCCTCACGGGTATCTGCTGGCGCTGGACGCCATGGCGAATATCCTCGAGCGCGACTAA
- the accB gene encoding acetyl-CoA carboxylase biotin carboxyl carrier protein codes for MASFDIDGDLVRKLADLLRETGLSEIEFAEGEKRIRVTRPTAAQAVAVHAPVAAPAPATAPAAAPAGKPASHPGAVTSPMVGTAYAAAEPGGTPFVRVGDTVKAGQTVLIIEAMKVMNPIKAPRGGTVVEILISDSQPVEFGEVLMIIE; via the coding sequence ATGGCAAGCTTCGACATCGACGGCGATCTGGTCCGCAAGCTCGCGGATCTCCTGCGTGAGACGGGCTTGAGCGAGATCGAGTTTGCCGAGGGCGAGAAGCGGATCCGCGTCACCCGCCCGACGGCCGCCCAGGCGGTGGCCGTGCACGCTCCGGTCGCCGCTCCCGCCCCCGCCACGGCCCCGGCCGCCGCCCCGGCGGGCAAGCCCGCCAGCCATCCGGGCGCCGTCACCTCGCCGATGGTCGGCACGGCTTACGCCGCGGCCGAGCCGGGCGGCACGCCCTTCGTTCGCGTCGGCGACACGGTGAAGGCCGGCCAGACCGTCCTCATCATCGAGGCGATGAAGGTCATGAACCCCATCAAGGCCCCGCGGGGCGGCACGGTCGTCGAGATTCTGATCTCCGACAGCCAGCCGGTGGAGTTCGGCGAAGTCCTTATGATCATCGAGTGA
- the accC gene encoding acetyl-CoA carboxylase biotin carboxylase subunit: MFEKVLIANRGEIALRIHRACREMGIQTVAVHSTADADAMHVRLADESVCIGPASARESYLNIPAILSAASITGADAIHPGIGFLSENAQFAEMVEEHGFTFIGPTAEHIRIMGDKVTAKKTVMEQGLPVVPGSDGPVPTLEEAEKIGRETGYPILIKAAAGGGGKGMKVARNPDQLKEAYQLARGEARAAFGNDEVYIEKYLGKPRHIEIQLLGDEHGNCVHFGERDCSVQRRHQKVIEEAPSPALNAEQRAFIGDLAAKTAAAIGYRGVGTMEFLFEDGQFYFIEMNTRLQVEHTITEMITGIDLVREQIRVATGAPLGYGQADIRFQGHSIECRVNAEHPETFIPSPGKIDGYHAPGGLGVRVDSALYDGYRIPPHYDSLIAKLVVHGTTRNECLMRLRRTIEEYVIGGVDTTLPLHQRIIAQQAFIDGNYDIHWLEQLMGMKK, from the coding sequence ATGTTCGAGAAGGTCCTGATCGCGAACCGCGGTGAGATTGCTCTGCGCATCCACCGCGCCTGCCGTGAGATGGGAATCCAGACCGTGGCGGTGCATTCCACCGCCGACGCCGACGCCATGCACGTCCGCCTCGCGGACGAGAGCGTGTGCATCGGCCCCGCGTCGGCCCGCGAAAGCTACCTGAACATTCCGGCGATCCTGTCGGCGGCGTCGATCACCGGGGCGGACGCGATCCATCCCGGCATCGGCTTCCTGTCGGAGAACGCCCAGTTCGCGGAGATGGTGGAGGAGCACGGCTTCACCTTCATCGGCCCGACCGCGGAGCACATCCGCATCATGGGCGACAAGGTCACCGCGAAGAAGACGGTGATGGAGCAGGGGCTGCCCGTGGTCCCCGGTTCCGACGGCCCGGTGCCGACGCTGGAGGAGGCGGAGAAGATCGGCCGCGAGACCGGCTATCCGATCCTCATCAAGGCGGCGGCGGGCGGCGGCGGCAAGGGCATGAAGGTCGCCCGCAACCCCGACCAGCTCAAGGAAGCCTACCAGCTCGCCCGCGGCGAGGCGCGCGCCGCCTTCGGCAACGACGAGGTCTACATCGAGAAGTATCTCGGCAAGCCCCGGCACATCGAGATCCAGCTTCTCGGCGACGAGCACGGCAACTGCGTGCATTTCGGTGAGCGCGACTGCTCCGTGCAGCGCCGTCACCAGAAGGTCATCGAGGAAGCCCCGTCGCCGGCCCTGAACGCCGAGCAGCGCGCCTTCATCGGCGATCTGGCGGCCAAGACGGCGGCGGCCATCGGCTACCGCGGCGTCGGCACGATGGAGTTCCTGTTCGAAGACGGGCAGTTCTACTTCATCGAGATGAACACCCGCCTGCAGGTCGAGCACACGATCACCGAGATGATCACCGGCATCGATCTGGTGCGCGAGCAGATCCGCGTGGCGACCGGCGCCCCGCTCGGCTACGGCCAGGCGGACATCCGCTTCCAGGGCCATTCGATCGAGTGCCGCGTGAACGCGGAGCATCCGGAGACCTTCATCCCGTCGCCGGGGAAGATCGACGGCTATCACGCGCCGGGCGGCCTGGGCGTGCGCGTCGACTCGGCGCTCTACGACGGCTACCGCATCCCGCCGCACTACGACAGCCTGATCGCCAAGCTGGTCGTCCACGGCACCACCCGCAACGAGTGCCTGATGCGGCTGCGCCGGACGATCGAGGAGTACGTGATCGGCGGCGTCGACACCACGCTGCCCCTGCACCAGCGCATCATCGCGCAGCAGGCCTTCATCGATGGCAACTACGACATCCACTGGCTTGAGCAGTTGATGGGCATGAAGAAGTAA
- a CDS encoding ribonuclease T2 family protein encodes MKTVLSAIVVSMVVFLSMTGASWAQRKAEPGTFDYYVFSLSWSPTHCAKNQGDADPDQCGVERRFGFIVHGLWPQYSNGGYPATCTRDRTVPRAVVDATMPVMPSVGLIVHQWTKHGTCSGLPVTDYFAQVRKAFAKVKIPEALQAPKSDLSIPATQVERLFVQANPGLEPESVALICSKRDVAEVRLCLNKDLSFIPCGAKVVDRCRRDALLTAAP; translated from the coding sequence ATGAAGACGGTTCTGTCAGCCATCGTCGTATCGATGGTTGTGTTTCTCTCAATGACCGGCGCGTCATGGGCGCAGCGCAAGGCAGAGCCCGGCACCTTCGATTACTATGTGTTCAGCCTGTCCTGGTCGCCCACCCACTGCGCCAAGAATCAGGGCGACGCCGACCCCGACCAGTGCGGGGTGGAACGCAGGTTCGGCTTCATCGTCCACGGCCTGTGGCCGCAATACAGCAACGGCGGCTATCCGGCCACCTGCACCCGCGACCGCACGGTCCCCCGCGCCGTGGTGGACGCCACCATGCCGGTGATGCCCAGCGTCGGCCTGATCGTGCATCAATGGACGAAGCACGGCACCTGCAGCGGCCTGCCCGTCACCGATTACTTCGCGCAGGTCCGCAAGGCCTTCGCCAAGGTCAAGATTCCCGAGGCACTCCAGGCCCCGAAATCCGATCTGTCGATCCCCGCGACCCAGGTGGAGCGCCTGTTCGTCCAGGCCAACCCTGGGCTGGAACCGGAGTCGGTGGCGCTGATCTGCTCCAAGCGCGACGTGGCCGAGGTGCGGCTGTGCCTGAACAAGGATCTGTCCTTCATCCCCTGCGGCGCCAAGGTGGTCGACCGCTGCCGCCGCGACGCCCTGCTGACCGCGGCGCCGTGA
- the aat gene encoding leucyl/phenylalanyl-tRNA--protein transferase produces the protein MIELSASLLLRAYAAGIFPMAENADSEELYWFDPERRGVLPLEGFHVPRKLRRTVRRGPFDLRFDTAFRAVIEACAEPTPDRPKTWINGDILRLYTELHERGCAHSVECWSGGQLVGGLYGVALGGAFFGESMFSRVTDASKVALVHLVARLRTAGYTLLDAQFVTEHLSQFGAVEIPRAEYRRRLAAALAVPTNFGSVDQGTAIAALLGAEG, from the coding sequence ATGATCGAATTGTCCGCATCGCTGCTTCTGCGCGCCTACGCCGCCGGCATTTTCCCGATGGCGGAGAACGCCGACTCCGAGGAGCTGTACTGGTTCGATCCGGAGCGGCGTGGCGTTCTGCCGCTGGAGGGCTTCCACGTCCCGCGCAAGCTGCGCAGGACCGTGCGGCGCGGCCCGTTCGACCTGCGCTTCGACACGGCCTTCCGTGCAGTGATCGAGGCCTGCGCGGAACCGACGCCGGACCGCCCGAAGACCTGGATCAACGGCGATATCCTGCGCCTCTATACCGAACTGCACGAGCGCGGCTGCGCCCACAGCGTGGAGTGCTGGAGCGGCGGCCAACTCGTCGGCGGCCTGTATGGTGTGGCGCTGGGCGGCGCCTTTTTCGGGGAAAGCATGTTCAGCCGCGTCACCGACGCCAGCAAGGTGGCGCTGGTGCATCTGGTTGCTCGGTTGCGGACGGCGGGCTACACGCTGCTGGACGCGCAATTCGTGACGGAGCATCTGAGTCAGTTCGGCGCCGTGGAGATCCCGCGCGCCGAGTACCGCCGCCGATTGGCCGCCGCCCTGGCGGTGCCGACAAATTTCGGCAGCGTGGACCAAGGCACGGCCATCGCGGCGTTGCTGGGCGCGGAGGGCTGA
- a CDS encoding DUF2155 domain-containing protein — translation MTTIQVTTTPKSLIGSIIGKRVRGAALAATLLSLPALMSLTSPAGAAPVPEEMVSRPAAKLQGLDKITARTSTFTIAVGETKALGSLRITLRACKENPPIETPETAAFLEVIENKPGEQAEPVFSGWMFASSPALSAMEHPIYDVWVLSCEGD, via the coding sequence GTGACGACGATCCAAGTGACGACGACTCCGAAAAGCCTCATCGGCTCAATCATTGGCAAACGCGTTCGCGGCGCGGCCTTGGCGGCAACGCTGCTCAGCCTGCCAGCCTTGATGAGCCTGACCAGCCCGGCCGGTGCCGCTCCGGTGCCGGAGGAGATGGTCAGCCGCCCCGCTGCCAAGCTGCAGGGGCTGGACAAGATCACCGCAAGGACCTCCACCTTCACCATCGCGGTCGGCGAGACCAAGGCGCTCGGCAGCCTGCGCATCACGCTGCGCGCCTGCAAGGAGAACCCGCCGATCGAAACTCCGGAAACCGCCGCATTCCTCGAAGTGATCGAGAACAAGCCCGGCGAACAGGCAGAGCCGGTGTTCAGCGGTTGGATGTTCGCCTCCAGTCCCGCCCTGTCGGCTATGGAGCACCCGATCTACGACGTCTGGGTCCTGTCCTGCGAGGGTGACTGA
- the clpA gene encoding ATP-dependent Clp protease ATP-binding subunit ClpA, producing the protein MLSRNLEQTLHRALAHANERRHEYATLEHLLLALTEDADAMAVLRACGVDLDRLRAELSDYLDNELANLITNRPDDAKPTAGFQRVLQRAAIHVQSSGREEVTGANVLVALFSERESHAVYFLQEQEMTRFDAVNYISHGIAKAPGRSEAKRVTGADEDAAAEKVVKKGSEALEAYCVNLNKKAASGKIDPLIGREQEVERTIQILCRRSKNNPLYVGDPGVGKTAIAEGLARRIVHGEVPEVLKGATIFALDMGSLLAGTRYRGDFEERLKAVVSELEATEGAVLFIDEIHTVIGAGATSGGAMDASNLLKPALASGSLRCIGSTTYKEYRNYFEKDRALVRRFQKIDVNEPTVEDAIKILQGIKTYYEKHHRVSYTNDAIRSAVELSAKYIGDRKLPDKAIDIIDEVGAAQMLLPENKRKKKISVKDVEAVVAKIARIPPKSVSRDDKETLLNLERDLKTMVFGQNKAIDALVSAIKLARAGLREPEKPIGNYLFTGPTGVGKTEVARQLSLTLGIELTRFDMSEYMERHTVSRLIGAPPGYVGFDQGGLLTDAIDQHPHCVLLLDEIEKAHPDLFNILLQIMDHGKLTDHNGKTVDFRNVILIMTSNAGASDMAKPAIGFERERRVGEDMEAVEKLFTPEFRNRLDAIIPFAPLTQEVINRVVDKFIMQMEAQLEDRGVTIELDDQAREWLGKKGYDPLYGARPLGRVIQEHLKKPLAEELLFGKLAKGGLVKVTVKDDKPAFDYTEGSRKRRSGDEDEDEVVHELAE; encoded by the coding sequence ATGCTGTCGCGTAACTTGGAACAGACGCTGCACCGAGCCCTGGCCCATGCGAACGAGCGCAGGCACGAATACGCGACGCTCGAACACTTGCTGCTCGCATTGACCGAGGATGCCGATGCAATGGCCGTCTTGCGCGCTTGTGGGGTCGATCTGGACCGCCTGCGCGCCGAACTCTCGGATTACCTCGACAACGAGCTTGCGAACCTGATCACGAACAGGCCCGATGATGCGAAGCCGACGGCTGGCTTCCAACGGGTGCTGCAACGCGCGGCCATCCACGTCCAGTCGTCGGGGCGTGAAGAGGTGACGGGAGCAAATGTGCTCGTCGCCCTGTTCTCTGAACGCGAAAGCCACGCGGTCTATTTCCTGCAGGAGCAGGAGATGACCCGTTTCGACGCGGTGAACTACATCTCTCACGGAATCGCGAAGGCCCCGGGCCGCTCGGAAGCGAAGCGCGTTACCGGAGCCGACGAGGACGCGGCGGCGGAGAAGGTCGTGAAGAAAGGCAGCGAAGCCCTAGAGGCTTATTGCGTCAACCTGAACAAGAAGGCGGCCAGCGGGAAGATCGATCCGCTGATCGGACGGGAGCAGGAGGTCGAACGGACCATCCAGATCCTGTGCCGGCGGTCGAAGAACAACCCGCTGTATGTCGGTGACCCCGGTGTCGGCAAGACCGCCATCGCCGAGGGGCTGGCCCGCCGCATCGTCCATGGCGAGGTTCCGGAGGTGCTGAAGGGCGCCACCATCTTCGCGCTCGACATGGGCTCCCTGCTCGCCGGTACGCGGTACCGCGGCGACTTCGAAGAGCGCCTCAAGGCCGTCGTCTCCGAACTGGAGGCCACGGAAGGTGCCGTCCTCTTCATCGACGAGATCCACACGGTCATCGGCGCCGGTGCGACCTCGGGCGGTGCGATGGACGCCTCGAACCTGCTGAAGCCGGCCCTCGCCTCCGGCTCGCTGCGTTGCATCGGTTCGACGACCTACAAGGAATACCGGAACTATTTCGAGAAGGACCGGGCGCTCGTCCGGCGCTTCCAGAAGATCGACGTCAACGAGCCGACGGTCGAGGATGCGATCAAGATCCTCCAGGGGATCAAGACCTACTACGAGAAGCACCACCGGGTGAGCTACACCAACGACGCGATCCGTTCGGCGGTGGAGCTGTCCGCGAAGTACATCGGCGACCGCAAGCTGCCCGACAAGGCCATCGACATCATCGACGAGGTCGGGGCCGCGCAGATGCTGCTGCCGGAGAACAAGCGGAAGAAGAAGATCTCCGTCAAGGACGTGGAGGCGGTGGTCGCCAAGATCGCCCGCATCCCGCCGAAGTCGGTCAGCCGCGACGACAAGGAAACGCTCCTCAACCTGGAGCGCGACCTGAAGACCATGGTCTTCGGCCAGAACAAGGCCATCGACGCGCTGGTCTCCGCCATCAAGCTGGCCCGCGCCGGCCTGCGCGAACCGGAGAAGCCGATCGGCAACTACCTGTTCACCGGCCCGACCGGCGTCGGCAAGACCGAGGTGGCCCGCCAGCTCTCCCTCACGCTGGGCATCGAGCTGACCCGCTTCGACATGTCGGAGTACATGGAGCGGCACACGGTCTCCCGCCTGATCGGCGCCCCTCCAGGCTATGTCGGGTTCGACCAGGGCGGCCTGCTGACCGACGCCATCGACCAGCATCCGCATTGCGTGCTGCTGCTCGACGAGATCGAGAAGGCGCATCCGGATCTGTTCAACATCCTGTTGCAGATCATGGATCACGGCAAGCTGACCGACCACAACGGCAAGACGGTGGACTTCCGCAACGTCATCCTCATCATGACCTCCAACGCGGGCGCCTCGGACATGGCCAAGCCGGCCATCGGCTTCGAGCGCGAGCGTCGGGTCGGCGAGGACATGGAAGCGGTCGAGAAGCTGTTCACGCCGGAGTTCCGCAACCGTCTGGATGCGATCATCCCCTTCGCACCGCTGACCCAGGAGGTCATCAACCGCGTGGTGGACAAGTTCATCATGCAGATGGAGGCGCAGCTCGAGGACCGCGGCGTCACGATCGAACTCGACGATCAGGCCCGCGAGTGGCTGGGCAAGAAGGGCTACGACCCGCTCTACGGCGCGCGTCCGCTGGGCCGCGTGATCCAGGAGCACCTGAAGAAGCCGCTGGCGGAGGAGCTGCTGTTCGGCAAGCTCGCCAAGGGCGGATTGGTCAAGGTCACCGTGAAGGACGACAAGCCCGCCTTCGACTACACCGAGGGCTCGCGCAAGCGGCGCTCCGGCGACGAGGACGAGGACGAGGTCGTGCACGAACTGGCGGAGTGA
- the clpS gene encoding ATP-dependent Clp protease adapter ClpS: protein MAENDKHGDEGTTTGVVIKTKPKTKKPSMYKVLMLNDDYTPMEFVVHVLERFFAKSREEATRIMLHVHRRGVGLCGVFTYEVAETKVTQVMDFARQNQHPLQCTLEKD, encoded by the coding sequence ATGGCCGAAAACGACAAACACGGCGACGAGGGCACCACTACGGGCGTGGTCATCAAAACCAAGCCTAAGACTAAAAAGCCCTCGATGTATAAGGTCTTGATGTTGAACGACGACTACACACCTATGGAATTCGTCGTTCATGTCTTGGAGCGCTTCTTTGCCAAGTCGCGCGAGGAGGCGACACGGATCATGCTGCATGTGCACCGGCGGGGCGTGGGCTTGTGCGGCGTGTTCACCTACGAGGTGGCGGAGACGAAAGTCACGCAGGTTATGGACTTTGCGCGCCAGAACCAGCACCCGCTGCAATGTACGCTAGAAAAGGATTAA
- a CDS encoding phasin family protein: protein MTDKFAAATKTFEDAVSAAKQNVDGLVKSQQEQFEKASAQILKGFDELTALTKGNVDAVVKSGTIVAKGAEEAGKQVASFTQSSLEKSAATGKALLAVKTIQELVELQSSFAKASFETFVKESAKLQELSLKTAKDAFAPINDRLQVTVETLSKPVAAKAA, encoded by the coding sequence ATGACCGACAAGTTCGCCGCCGCCACCAAGACCTTCGAAGACGCCGTGTCCGCCGCCAAGCAGAACGTGGACGGCCTGGTCAAGTCCCAGCAGGAGCAGTTCGAGAAGGCCTCGGCCCAGATCCTGAAGGGCTTCGACGAGCTGACCGCCCTGACCAAGGGCAACGTCGACGCCGTCGTGAAGTCGGGCACCATCGTCGCCAAGGGCGCCGAGGAAGCCGGCAAGCAGGTCGCCTCCTTCACCCAGTCCTCGCTGGAGAAGAGCGCCGCCACCGGCAAGGCCCTGCTGGCCGTCAAGACCATCCAGGAGCTGGTCGAGCTGCAGAGCAGCTTCGCCAAGGCGAGCTTCGAGACCTTCGTCAAGGAGAGCGCCAAGCTGCAGGAACTGTCGCTGAAGACCGCCAAGGACGCCTTTGCGCCGATCAACGACCGCCTCCAGGTCACGGTCGAGACGCTGTCCAAGCCGGTCGCGGCGAAGGCCGCCTGA
- a CDS encoding phasin family protein, giving the protein MTTVTKAKPAPAPTQAFESAAAQAKEQVEGFVKAGQEQAAKTFEQTASATKEQVEKLSAQLLKISSELQALNKANVEALIQSGSIATQGAEELTREVTAYAQASFDKSVTTGKALLTAKSLKEVVDLQSEYVKASFDAFVAESSRLQGIGTRVATAALTPLKDRVSVTVSTLSKPIAA; this is encoded by the coding sequence ATGACGACCGTGACGAAGGCCAAGCCGGCCCCCGCCCCCACCCAGGCGTTCGAGAGCGCCGCCGCCCAGGCCAAGGAGCAGGTCGAGGGCTTCGTCAAGGCCGGCCAGGAGCAGGCCGCGAAGACGTTCGAACAGACCGCCTCCGCCACCAAGGAGCAGGTCGAGAAGCTGTCCGCCCAGCTCCTGAAGATCTCCTCCGAGCTTCAGGCTTTGAACAAGGCCAACGTCGAGGCGCTGATCCAGAGCGGCAGCATCGCCACCCAGGGCGCCGAGGAGCTGACCCGTGAGGTGACCGCCTACGCCCAGGCCTCCTTCGACAAGTCGGTCACCACCGGCAAGGCCTTGCTGACCGCCAAGTCGCTGAAGGAGGTCGTCGATCTCCAGAGCGAGTATGTGAAGGCCAGCTTCGATGCCTTCGTCGCGGAGTCCTCCCGCCTCCAGGGCATCGGCACCCGCGTCGCCACGGCGGCCCTGACCCCGCTGAAGGACCGCGTGTCGGTCACCGTCAGCACGCTCTCCAAGCCGATCGCGGCCTGA